A window of the Chrysiogenia bacterium genome harbors these coding sequences:
- a CDS encoding aspartate-semialdehyde dehydrogenase: MKKESYNVAVAGATGAVGRQMLQVLEERNFPVATLKPLASSRSAGTTVEFKGKEVTVQELTANSFDDVDVALFSPGGAVSQEFAPIAGKAGAVVIDNTSAFRMDPDVPLVVPEVNPGAIAGYTKRNIIANPNCSTIQMVVALKPLHDAAKIKRVIVSTYQSVSGAGQKGIEELSNQTKDLLAMKEVKCEKFAHRIAFNCLPHIDVFQENGYTKEEMKMTLETKKILGDESVIVSATAVRVPVFYSHSESITIETEKKLTADQVREILSKAPGVIVQDDPANNVYPLASEAAGHDETYVGRIREDLAFENGITMWVVADNIRKGAATNAVQIAERLIQDYL; this comes from the coding sequence ATGAAGAAGGAAAGCTACAACGTCGCCGTCGCCGGTGCCACGGGAGCCGTGGGCCGCCAAATGCTGCAGGTGCTCGAGGAGAGGAATTTCCCCGTGGCCACTTTGAAGCCGCTCGCTTCGTCCCGCTCGGCCGGGACCACCGTCGAGTTCAAGGGCAAGGAAGTGACCGTGCAGGAGCTCACTGCCAATAGTTTTGACGACGTGGACGTGGCCCTCTTCTCTCCGGGCGGCGCTGTGAGCCAGGAGTTTGCTCCCATCGCGGGCAAGGCCGGCGCGGTCGTCATCGACAACACGAGCGCTTTCCGCATGGACCCGGATGTGCCGCTCGTCGTGCCGGAGGTCAATCCCGGCGCAATTGCCGGCTATACCAAGCGCAACATCATCGCCAACCCCAACTGCTCGACGATCCAGATGGTCGTGGCCCTCAAGCCGCTCCACGACGCCGCAAAGATCAAGCGCGTGATCGTCTCCACCTACCAGAGCGTCTCTGGCGCGGGGCAGAAGGGGATTGAGGAACTCTCAAACCAGACGAAGGATCTGCTGGCCATGAAGGAAGTGAAGTGTGAGAAGTTCGCGCACCGCATCGCCTTCAACTGCCTGCCGCACATCGATGTCTTCCAGGAAAATGGTTACACCAAGGAAGAGATGAAGATGACGCTGGAGACCAAGAAGATCCTGGGCGATGAGTCGGTGATCGTCTCCGCCACGGCGGTTCGCGTGCCCGTCTTCTACAGCCACTCGGAGTCGATCACCATCGAGACCGAGAAGAAGCTCACCGCCGATCAGGTGCGCGAGATTCTCTCGAAAGCGCCGGGCGTGATCGTCCAGGACGATCCGGCCAACAACGTCTACCCGCTCGCCAGTGAGGCGGCCGGCCACGACGAGACCTACGTAGGTCGCATCCGCGAGGACCTGGCCTTCGAAAACGGCATCACCATGTGGGTGGTGGCCGACAACATCCGCAAGGGCGCGGCTACCAACGCGGTGCAGATCGCCGAGCGGCTGATTCAGGATTACCTGTGA